In one window of Phalacrocorax carbo chromosome 22, bPhaCar2.1, whole genome shotgun sequence DNA:
- the LOC104053580 gene encoding protein argonaute-4 isoform X3 encodes MVRHFKMQIFGDRQPGYDGKRNMYTAHPLPIGRDRVDMEVTLPGEGKDQTFKVSIQWVSVVSLQLLLEALAGHLNEVPEDSVQALDVITRHLPSMRYTPVGRSFFSPPEGYYHPLGGGREVWFGFHQSVRPAMWNMMLNIDVSATAFYRAQPIIEFMCEVLDIQNINEQTKPLTDSQRVKFTKEIRGLKVEVTHCGQMKRKYRVCNVTRRPASHQTFPLQLENGQAMECTVAQYFKQKYSLQLKYPHLPCLQVGQEQKHTYLPLEVCNIVAGQRCIKKLTDNQTSTMIKATARSAPDRQEEISRLVKSNSMVGGPDPYLKEFGIVVHNEMTELTGRVLPAPMLQYGGRNKTVATPNQGVWDMRGKQFYAGIEIKVWAVACFAPQKQCREDLLKSFTDQLRKISKDAGMPIQGQPCFCKYAQGADSVEPMFKHLKLTYVGLQLIVVILPGKTPVYAEVKRVGDTLLGMATQCVQVKNVVKTSPQTLSNLCLKINAKLGGINNVLVPHQRPSVFQQPVIFLGADVTHPPAGDGKKPSIAAVVGSMDGHPSRYCATVRVQTSRQETSQELLYSQEVIQDLTNMVRELLIQFYKSTRFKPTRIIYYRGGVSEGQMKQVAWPELIAIRKACISLEEDYRPGITYIVVQKRHHTRLFCADKTERVGKSGNVPAGTTVDSTITHPSEFDFYLCSHAGIQGTSRPSHYQVLWDDNCFTADELQLLTYQLCHTYVRCTRSVSIPAPAYYARLVAFRARYHLVDKDHDSAEGSHVSGQSNGRDPQALAKAVQIHHDTQHTMYFA; translated from the exons ATGGTGAGACACTTCAAGATGCAGATATTTGGTGATCGGCAGCCTGGATACGACGGGAAGCGGAACATGTATACTGCACACCCACTACCTATTGGCCGGGATAGA GTGGATATGGAGGTGACACTtccaggagaggggaaggaccAGACATTTAAAGTATCCATTCAGTGGGTGTCAGTCGTCAGCCTTCAGTTGCTGCTGGAAGCTCTGGCAGGGCACTTGAATGAAGTTCCTGAAGATTCTGTACAGGCGCTTGATGTAATCACACGGCACCTTCCCTCCATGAG GTACACCCCTGTGGGTCgctcctttttctccccccccgaAGGTTATTACCACCCTCTGGGAGGTGGCAGGGAGGTCTGGTTTGGTTTCCACCAGTCGGTCAGGCCTGCCATGTGGAACATGATGCTCAACATTGATG tgtcGGCAACAGCTTTCTATCGTGCCCAGCCTATCATTGAGTTCATGTGCGAGGTCTTGGACATTCAGAACATCAATGAACAAACCAAGCCTCTTACGGACTCCCAGCGTGTCAAATTTACCAAAGAAATCAGAG GTCTAAAAGTGGAGGTTACCCATTGTGGCCAGATGAAGAGAAAATACCGAGTGTGCAATGTTACTCGGCGACCAGCCAGTCATCAGAC gtttcctctgcagctggaaaacgGGCAGGCTATGGAGTGTACAGTAGCTCAGTATTTTAAGCAGAAGTACAGTCTGCAGCTAAAATATCCTCACCTTCCCTGTCTCCAAGTAGGACAGGAACAGAAACACACGTACTTACCGCTTGAG GTGTGTAACATAGTGGCAGGCCAGAGATGTATAAAGAAGCTAACGGACAATCAGACGTCGACTATGATAAAAGCAACTGCAAGATCTGCACCGGACCGCCAGGAAGAGATCAGCAGACTA GTGAAAAGTAACAGCATGGTTGGGGGACCCGATCCGTATTTGAAGGAGTTTGGTATTGTTGTCCACAACGAAATGACGGAGCTGACAGGCAGAGTTTTGCCAGCACCAATGCTGCAATACGGAGGCAGG AACAAGACTGTGGCCACACCAAACCAAGGCGTGtgggacatgagagggaaacaGTTCTATGCTGGCATTGAGATTAAAGTGTGGGCTGTTGCCTGTTTTGCTCCTCAGAAACAATGCAGGGAAGACTTATTAAA GAGTTTTACTGACCAGCTGCGCAAGATCTCCAAGGATGCAGGGATGCCGATCCAAGGCCAGCCCTGTTTCTGCAAATACGCCCAGGGTGCAGACAGCGTGGAGCCCATGTTTAAACACTTAAAACTGACGTACGTTGGTCTGCAGCTGATCGTGGTGATTCTACCCGGAAAGACGCCTGTGTACG CTGAAGTAAAGCGGGTTGGTGACACTCTCCTAGGAATGGCCACTCAGTGTGTTCAGGTAAAGAATGTGGTAAAAACCTCACCACAAACGCTGTCCAACCTGTGTCTGAAGATAAATGCAAAGCTTGGAGGAATCAACAATGTGCTTGTACCTCATCAAAG GCCCTCAGTGTTCCAGCAGCCAGTGATCTTTTTGGGAGCAGATGTCACTCACCCTCCGGCTGGCGATGGAAAGAAGCCTTCCATAGCCGCTGTGGTAGGCAGCATGGACGGCCATCCCAGCCGTTACTGTGCCACGGTGCGCGTGCAGACCTCCCGTCAGGAGAcctcccaggagctgctgtaCAGTCAGGAGGTGATACAGGACCTGACCAACATGGTGCGAGAACTCTTGATCCAGTTTTACAAATCCACTCGTTTCAAGCCCACAAGGATCATTTACTACAGAGGGGGAGTATCAGAAGGGCAGATGAAGCAG GTAGCTTGGCCAGAGCTGATAGCAATCCGGAAGGCCTGTATTAGTTTGGAAGAAGATTATAGACCAGGAATAACCTACATTGTTGTGCAGAAAAGGCATCACACCAGACTATTCTGTGCTGACAAAACTGAAAGG GTGGGTAAGAGCGGCAATGTACCAGCAGGCACTACTGTGGACAGCACGATCACACATCCTTCTGAATTTGACTTTTACCTCTGTAGCCACGCAGGAATTCAG GGAACCAGCCGGCCCTCCCACTATCAGGTCTTGTGGGACGACAACTGTTTTACTGCAGACGAACTACAGCTGTTGACGTATCAGCTGTGTCACACCTATGTCCGGTGTACGCGATCTGTCTCTATTCCAGCTCCTGCATACTATGCCAGGCTGGTAGCGTTTAGGGCCAGGTATCATCTTGTGGACAAGGATCATGACAG TGCTGAAGGCAGCCACGTGTCAGGACAGAGCAATGGCCGCGACCCCCAGGCTCTGGCAAAGGCAGTGCAGATCCACCATGATACTCAGCATACGATGTATTTTGCTTGA
- the LOC104053580 gene encoding protein argonaute-4 isoform X2, with the protein MEALGPGPPASLFQPPRRPGLGTVGKPIRLLANHFQVQIPKIDVYHYDVDIKPEKRPRRVNREVVDTMVRHFKMQIFGDRQPGYDGKRNMYTAHPLPIGRDRVDMEVTLPGEGKDQTFKVSIQWVSVVSLQLLLEALAGHLNEVPEDSVQALDVITRHLPSMRYTPVGRSFFSPPEGYYHPLGGGREVWFGFHQSVRPAMWNMMLNIDVSATAFYRAQPIIEFMCEVLDIQNINEQTKPLTDSQRVKFTKEIRGLKVEVTHCGQMKRKYRVCNVTRRPASHQTFPLQLENGQAMECTVAQYFKQKYSLQLKYPHLPCLQVGQEQKHTYLPLEVCNIVAGQRCIKKLTDNQTSTMIKATARSAPDRQEEISRLVKSNSMVGGPDPYLKEFGIVVHNEMTELTGRVLPAPMLQYGGRNKTVATPNQGVWDMRGKQFYAGIEIKVWAVACFAPQKQCREDLLKSFTDQLRKISKDAGMPIQGQPCFCKYAQGADSVEPMFKHLKLTYVGLQLIVVILPGKTPVYAEVKRVGDTLLGMATQCVQVKNVVKTSPQTLSNLCLKINAKLGGINNVLVPHQRPSVFQQPVIFLGADVTHPPAGDGKKPSIAAVVGSMDGHPSRYCATVRVQTSRQETSQELLYSQEVIQDLTNMVRELLIQFYKSTRFKPTRIIYYRGGVSEGQMKQVAWPELIAIRKACISLEEDYRPGITYIVVQKRHHTRLFCADKTERVGKSGNVPAGTTVDSTITHPSEFDFYLCSHAGIQGTSRPSHYQVLWDDNCFTADELQLLTYQLCHTYVRCTRSVSIPAPAYYARLVAFRARYHLVDKDHDSAEGSHVSGQSNGRDPQALAKAVQIHHDTQHTMYFA; encoded by the exons GGCCCCCGGCAAGCCTTTTCCAGCCACCCCGTCGCCCAGGCCTGGGAACAGTTGGGAAACCCATCCGCCTCCTGGCCAACCATTTTCAGGTTCAGATCCCCAAGATTGATGTTTATCACTATGACGTAGATATCAAACCAGAAAAACGCCCCCGAAGAGTGAACAG AGAGGTGGTGGATACTATGGTGAGACACTTCAAGATGCAGATATTTGGTGATCGGCAGCCTGGATACGACGGGAAGCGGAACATGTATACTGCACACCCACTACCTATTGGCCGGGATAGA GTGGATATGGAGGTGACACTtccaggagaggggaaggaccAGACATTTAAAGTATCCATTCAGTGGGTGTCAGTCGTCAGCCTTCAGTTGCTGCTGGAAGCTCTGGCAGGGCACTTGAATGAAGTTCCTGAAGATTCTGTACAGGCGCTTGATGTAATCACACGGCACCTTCCCTCCATGAG GTACACCCCTGTGGGTCgctcctttttctccccccccgaAGGTTATTACCACCCTCTGGGAGGTGGCAGGGAGGTCTGGTTTGGTTTCCACCAGTCGGTCAGGCCTGCCATGTGGAACATGATGCTCAACATTGATG tgtcGGCAACAGCTTTCTATCGTGCCCAGCCTATCATTGAGTTCATGTGCGAGGTCTTGGACATTCAGAACATCAATGAACAAACCAAGCCTCTTACGGACTCCCAGCGTGTCAAATTTACCAAAGAAATCAGAG GTCTAAAAGTGGAGGTTACCCATTGTGGCCAGATGAAGAGAAAATACCGAGTGTGCAATGTTACTCGGCGACCAGCCAGTCATCAGAC gtttcctctgcagctggaaaacgGGCAGGCTATGGAGTGTACAGTAGCTCAGTATTTTAAGCAGAAGTACAGTCTGCAGCTAAAATATCCTCACCTTCCCTGTCTCCAAGTAGGACAGGAACAGAAACACACGTACTTACCGCTTGAG GTGTGTAACATAGTGGCAGGCCAGAGATGTATAAAGAAGCTAACGGACAATCAGACGTCGACTATGATAAAAGCAACTGCAAGATCTGCACCGGACCGCCAGGAAGAGATCAGCAGACTA GTGAAAAGTAACAGCATGGTTGGGGGACCCGATCCGTATTTGAAGGAGTTTGGTATTGTTGTCCACAACGAAATGACGGAGCTGACAGGCAGAGTTTTGCCAGCACCAATGCTGCAATACGGAGGCAGG AACAAGACTGTGGCCACACCAAACCAAGGCGTGtgggacatgagagggaaacaGTTCTATGCTGGCATTGAGATTAAAGTGTGGGCTGTTGCCTGTTTTGCTCCTCAGAAACAATGCAGGGAAGACTTATTAAA GAGTTTTACTGACCAGCTGCGCAAGATCTCCAAGGATGCAGGGATGCCGATCCAAGGCCAGCCCTGTTTCTGCAAATACGCCCAGGGTGCAGACAGCGTGGAGCCCATGTTTAAACACTTAAAACTGACGTACGTTGGTCTGCAGCTGATCGTGGTGATTCTACCCGGAAAGACGCCTGTGTACG CTGAAGTAAAGCGGGTTGGTGACACTCTCCTAGGAATGGCCACTCAGTGTGTTCAGGTAAAGAATGTGGTAAAAACCTCACCACAAACGCTGTCCAACCTGTGTCTGAAGATAAATGCAAAGCTTGGAGGAATCAACAATGTGCTTGTACCTCATCAAAG GCCCTCAGTGTTCCAGCAGCCAGTGATCTTTTTGGGAGCAGATGTCACTCACCCTCCGGCTGGCGATGGAAAGAAGCCTTCCATAGCCGCTGTGGTAGGCAGCATGGACGGCCATCCCAGCCGTTACTGTGCCACGGTGCGCGTGCAGACCTCCCGTCAGGAGAcctcccaggagctgctgtaCAGTCAGGAGGTGATACAGGACCTGACCAACATGGTGCGAGAACTCTTGATCCAGTTTTACAAATCCACTCGTTTCAAGCCCACAAGGATCATTTACTACAGAGGGGGAGTATCAGAAGGGCAGATGAAGCAG GTAGCTTGGCCAGAGCTGATAGCAATCCGGAAGGCCTGTATTAGTTTGGAAGAAGATTATAGACCAGGAATAACCTACATTGTTGTGCAGAAAAGGCATCACACCAGACTATTCTGTGCTGACAAAACTGAAAGG GTGGGTAAGAGCGGCAATGTACCAGCAGGCACTACTGTGGACAGCACGATCACACATCCTTCTGAATTTGACTTTTACCTCTGTAGCCACGCAGGAATTCAG GGAACCAGCCGGCCCTCCCACTATCAGGTCTTGTGGGACGACAACTGTTTTACTGCAGACGAACTACAGCTGTTGACGTATCAGCTGTGTCACACCTATGTCCGGTGTACGCGATCTGTCTCTATTCCAGCTCCTGCATACTATGCCAGGCTGGTAGCGTTTAGGGCCAGGTATCATCTTGTGGACAAGGATCATGACAG TGCTGAAGGCAGCCACGTGTCAGGACAGAGCAATGGCCGCGACCCCCAGGCTCTGGCAAAGGCAGTGCAGATCCACCATGATACTCAGCATACGATGTATTTTGCTTGA
- the LOC104053580 gene encoding protein argonaute-4 isoform X1, translating into MCQVGYSCLLAPRPPASLFQPPRRPGLGTVGKPIRLLANHFQVQIPKIDVYHYDVDIKPEKRPRRVNREVVDTMVRHFKMQIFGDRQPGYDGKRNMYTAHPLPIGRDRVDMEVTLPGEGKDQTFKVSIQWVSVVSLQLLLEALAGHLNEVPEDSVQALDVITRHLPSMRYTPVGRSFFSPPEGYYHPLGGGREVWFGFHQSVRPAMWNMMLNIDVSATAFYRAQPIIEFMCEVLDIQNINEQTKPLTDSQRVKFTKEIRGLKVEVTHCGQMKRKYRVCNVTRRPASHQTFPLQLENGQAMECTVAQYFKQKYSLQLKYPHLPCLQVGQEQKHTYLPLEVCNIVAGQRCIKKLTDNQTSTMIKATARSAPDRQEEISRLVKSNSMVGGPDPYLKEFGIVVHNEMTELTGRVLPAPMLQYGGRNKTVATPNQGVWDMRGKQFYAGIEIKVWAVACFAPQKQCREDLLKSFTDQLRKISKDAGMPIQGQPCFCKYAQGADSVEPMFKHLKLTYVGLQLIVVILPGKTPVYAEVKRVGDTLLGMATQCVQVKNVVKTSPQTLSNLCLKINAKLGGINNVLVPHQRPSVFQQPVIFLGADVTHPPAGDGKKPSIAAVVGSMDGHPSRYCATVRVQTSRQETSQELLYSQEVIQDLTNMVRELLIQFYKSTRFKPTRIIYYRGGVSEGQMKQVAWPELIAIRKACISLEEDYRPGITYIVVQKRHHTRLFCADKTERVGKSGNVPAGTTVDSTITHPSEFDFYLCSHAGIQGTSRPSHYQVLWDDNCFTADELQLLTYQLCHTYVRCTRSVSIPAPAYYARLVAFRARYHLVDKDHDSAEGSHVSGQSNGRDPQALAKAVQIHHDTQHTMYFA; encoded by the exons ATGTGTCAAGTGGGCTACAGCTGCTTACTTGCTCCAA GGCCCCCGGCAAGCCTTTTCCAGCCACCCCGTCGCCCAGGCCTGGGAACAGTTGGGAAACCCATCCGCCTCCTGGCCAACCATTTTCAGGTTCAGATCCCCAAGATTGATGTTTATCACTATGACGTAGATATCAAACCAGAAAAACGCCCCCGAAGAGTGAACAG AGAGGTGGTGGATACTATGGTGAGACACTTCAAGATGCAGATATTTGGTGATCGGCAGCCTGGATACGACGGGAAGCGGAACATGTATACTGCACACCCACTACCTATTGGCCGGGATAGA GTGGATATGGAGGTGACACTtccaggagaggggaaggaccAGACATTTAAAGTATCCATTCAGTGGGTGTCAGTCGTCAGCCTTCAGTTGCTGCTGGAAGCTCTGGCAGGGCACTTGAATGAAGTTCCTGAAGATTCTGTACAGGCGCTTGATGTAATCACACGGCACCTTCCCTCCATGAG GTACACCCCTGTGGGTCgctcctttttctccccccccgaAGGTTATTACCACCCTCTGGGAGGTGGCAGGGAGGTCTGGTTTGGTTTCCACCAGTCGGTCAGGCCTGCCATGTGGAACATGATGCTCAACATTGATG tgtcGGCAACAGCTTTCTATCGTGCCCAGCCTATCATTGAGTTCATGTGCGAGGTCTTGGACATTCAGAACATCAATGAACAAACCAAGCCTCTTACGGACTCCCAGCGTGTCAAATTTACCAAAGAAATCAGAG GTCTAAAAGTGGAGGTTACCCATTGTGGCCAGATGAAGAGAAAATACCGAGTGTGCAATGTTACTCGGCGACCAGCCAGTCATCAGAC gtttcctctgcagctggaaaacgGGCAGGCTATGGAGTGTACAGTAGCTCAGTATTTTAAGCAGAAGTACAGTCTGCAGCTAAAATATCCTCACCTTCCCTGTCTCCAAGTAGGACAGGAACAGAAACACACGTACTTACCGCTTGAG GTGTGTAACATAGTGGCAGGCCAGAGATGTATAAAGAAGCTAACGGACAATCAGACGTCGACTATGATAAAAGCAACTGCAAGATCTGCACCGGACCGCCAGGAAGAGATCAGCAGACTA GTGAAAAGTAACAGCATGGTTGGGGGACCCGATCCGTATTTGAAGGAGTTTGGTATTGTTGTCCACAACGAAATGACGGAGCTGACAGGCAGAGTTTTGCCAGCACCAATGCTGCAATACGGAGGCAGG AACAAGACTGTGGCCACACCAAACCAAGGCGTGtgggacatgagagggaaacaGTTCTATGCTGGCATTGAGATTAAAGTGTGGGCTGTTGCCTGTTTTGCTCCTCAGAAACAATGCAGGGAAGACTTATTAAA GAGTTTTACTGACCAGCTGCGCAAGATCTCCAAGGATGCAGGGATGCCGATCCAAGGCCAGCCCTGTTTCTGCAAATACGCCCAGGGTGCAGACAGCGTGGAGCCCATGTTTAAACACTTAAAACTGACGTACGTTGGTCTGCAGCTGATCGTGGTGATTCTACCCGGAAAGACGCCTGTGTACG CTGAAGTAAAGCGGGTTGGTGACACTCTCCTAGGAATGGCCACTCAGTGTGTTCAGGTAAAGAATGTGGTAAAAACCTCACCACAAACGCTGTCCAACCTGTGTCTGAAGATAAATGCAAAGCTTGGAGGAATCAACAATGTGCTTGTACCTCATCAAAG GCCCTCAGTGTTCCAGCAGCCAGTGATCTTTTTGGGAGCAGATGTCACTCACCCTCCGGCTGGCGATGGAAAGAAGCCTTCCATAGCCGCTGTGGTAGGCAGCATGGACGGCCATCCCAGCCGTTACTGTGCCACGGTGCGCGTGCAGACCTCCCGTCAGGAGAcctcccaggagctgctgtaCAGTCAGGAGGTGATACAGGACCTGACCAACATGGTGCGAGAACTCTTGATCCAGTTTTACAAATCCACTCGTTTCAAGCCCACAAGGATCATTTACTACAGAGGGGGAGTATCAGAAGGGCAGATGAAGCAG GTAGCTTGGCCAGAGCTGATAGCAATCCGGAAGGCCTGTATTAGTTTGGAAGAAGATTATAGACCAGGAATAACCTACATTGTTGTGCAGAAAAGGCATCACACCAGACTATTCTGTGCTGACAAAACTGAAAGG GTGGGTAAGAGCGGCAATGTACCAGCAGGCACTACTGTGGACAGCACGATCACACATCCTTCTGAATTTGACTTTTACCTCTGTAGCCACGCAGGAATTCAG GGAACCAGCCGGCCCTCCCACTATCAGGTCTTGTGGGACGACAACTGTTTTACTGCAGACGAACTACAGCTGTTGACGTATCAGCTGTGTCACACCTATGTCCGGTGTACGCGATCTGTCTCTATTCCAGCTCCTGCATACTATGCCAGGCTGGTAGCGTTTAGGGCCAGGTATCATCTTGTGGACAAGGATCATGACAG TGCTGAAGGCAGCCACGTGTCAGGACAGAGCAATGGCCGCGACCCCCAGGCTCTGGCAAAGGCAGTGCAGATCCACCATGATACTCAGCATACGATGTATTTTGCTTGA